One Nematostella vectensis chromosome 10, jaNemVect1.1, whole genome shotgun sequence genomic window, AATATGACAGAAGGGGCGAAAGACCACGCGATGAATACGACAGAAGAGGCAAAAGACCACGTGATGAATACGACAGAAGAGGCGAAAGACCACGCGATGAATACGACAGAAGAGGCGAAAGACCACGTGATGAATATGACAGAAGAGGTCCTCGGGATGATCAAAGAGAAGAGAGACCACGTCGTGACGACGAACGCAGAGAAGAGAGACCGCCGCGGCCACGCTCTGGGATGGACAGAAGAGATGAGCGACCCCGCCCTGATATCGACAGAAGAGATGAACGTCTGCGCCATGAAGCAGACAGACGGGGCGACCGGCATGACGAGAGACGGCCAATGCCCGAAAGAAAAGATGATCGACGTGACAGACGCTACGATGACAGGCGACCCGAGCATGACAGACGAGACGAAAAGCAACGGGAACCGGAGAGAGCAGATGAGCGACGCATGCGTGTCGACGACACACGCGATCCTAGGGACGTGGGTATGCGGGATGGTCGGTCCATTGACCGGAAGGACGACCGTCGACGCTTTGATGATATCAATGGGAATTATTACCCTAATGATGAGAGGCGTGGGCAGGTAAACGGTATAGCCCCGGTCGAGGAGCGCAGGGAGTATCGTGGGAAGTTTGACCGCGAGGAGCTGGATCAGGAGGAAGTCAGGCTGCGGCAGAGCAAGAAAGAAATCATCACTGTTCAGCAACATGAACAAGTAAGTACACCGAGTCTCATTCACGTAACTGCGCAAAAAAGCCACACTTCAGCGGCTTGATGTTTTGTAATGCGAGAACCTCTGGTTGtcctttttttctaatttggTTAACTATAAAAGAAACggtatttttattgtatttattttgtaaatgtgttaataatattaatactATACGTATAGGTCTCCATAGAGGCACCGTCCCGAACTCTCGAGGAATCCCGCAAAATGTCCCGTGGGGATGAGTGGACACGAATCCGTGCTGGGTCCGATTACAGCATCTATGAGACCTTTGTTCATGGCGACCGAAACGTGACCTGCGCCAGCTGTAGTCAGCCAATCAGGAAGAGCATGGCGGTGTACGTGAGCGAGTTGAAGCGCTACTGGCACGATGACTGCTTCAGCTGTGTGGTGTGTCACGTGCGATTCGGTACCGCTGAGCAACGCAGCCCTCTCAAAATCACAGACTCTCTCTTACACTGCGAGAACTGCTTCATTACCGACGAAGGTAGACCACCAGCCTTTTATTTGTCTTCAATTGTTCTTGTTATTCGAAGAGCTTTTATGCTCCCGCATAATACCGACTCATCAAAAgaatccattttcatcggctaattcaagcaagtgatTACGAtacttttattaaaatattgttaaTTAGGTATTAGACTTCAATCGTGAgtggttattttgaaaaaaaaagtcactCCCTAATAGAACCGAGTCACTCCCGAATAATCCCTAGATAGGGCCCCTgaatggtcccccgaaatttcgatgtgctcgcagttttcggctaatgcCCGCATGCTCGCACAATTTTGCTCGTGctcgcattgtattttttgttgtgCTCGACTTattcaaaaactaaaaatgctcggtctcgcataaaCAACGGGATGCTCGCCAAAACCATTCGGGGGCCCACTAGATAGTACAGAATCTCCACGTATCGAGTCACTCTGAAATAGTATCGAGTCACCCCTTATAGTATCGAGTCAATCACGAATAACACCTAATCTTTCTCGAGTAGTACCGAGTAATTCCCGATAGATTCATTTtgtctctttttttgttttcaggcGAACAGTACACGGAGCTTTGAGGACAAGCGAACGATGAATTAGCTCCAAATTATATCAATAAGAGTAAACTTACTTGGGTTATCAGCCTTAATATAGGCCAGTCATTCATTTTTGCCTCTCACGGTGAAGTTCGTTTAGTATTTTTATAAACTTTGAGTACGAGGTGTTCGTTCCCATGCGTAGCATTGCGCAGTTTTATAACTAAATCCATTCAGAGGAACGTTTCTTACGATAAACTTTGAGATTGCATGCATTAATCTTGTACTACAGACGAAATAGAAATAGAGCACATAATAAACGCTTATCGATACAAGTACATTAAGGCTCAGTTTGGAAGCCATGTGCAAGAGACTATAACTATACTCTGTTGAGTTTATGCTGTAGCGGCAGATATGCTCATAGATCGAGGTAGAAGGGATGGACCTCAACCTCTATAGCACCATACAAAACAGCTAACACATTTTTAAACAGCTTGTTTTTAATCCTACTAGAAAATGCGTGCTATTCATATATGTAAATAAATCTCGTTTTAGACTAGCTGTGTTGTCATTGTGTTGTGTAAGTCGTAGATCCCTTTTTTCAGCCGTTTAACCAAGattggctgggggggggggggggtgcacagtcataggtatcatataaaaaaaagcagttatttgaagattccttaataggaaattacccactttttggtTAGCCCACCCTATGTATCCCCGTGAAAATGGGCTAAAAAGTAGTCGGGAGTTTTTGGCTATCGGTTTGTTAGGAAAGGGTCGTAACGCCTTCGACTAATTCCACAGTAAGCGTGGTGTGGATCTCTTAAACTTCGCGCGCAACCAACGGCGAGCTAACGACACTATCTGTCGAACTTTTTTAGAGCGGTACGATAATGCGACTCTGGCGAGCCGTTAGATCTAGGTTTTACATATAAGGCACGTGCTGTTGTCCGTGTTTTTACACACACTGTTAACCGTGCTTTTACACGTGCTTTTGTCCGTGTTTTGACACGCACTGTTAACCGTGCTTTGACACGTGCTGTTGTCCGTGTTTTTACACACTGTTAACCGTGCTTTGACACGTGCTTTTGTCCGTGTTTTGACACGCACTGTTAACCGTGCTTTGACACGTGCTTTTGTCCGTTCTTTGACACGTGCTGTTGTCCGTGTTTTGATACGACACGTGCTGTTAACCGTGTTTTGACACGTGCTGTTTTCCGTGTTTTGATACCTGCGGTTGTCCATGCTTTGACACGCTGTTAACCGTGCTTCGACACGTGCTGTTTTCCGTGCTTTGACACGCTGTTAACCGTGCTTTGACATGTGCTGTTGTCCGTGTTTTGACACGTGCTGTTGTCCGTGTTTTGACACGCACTGTTAACCGTGTTTTGACAGGTCTTGTTGTTCGTGTTTTAACACGTGCTGTTGTCCGTGCTTAAACACGTGCTGTTGTCCGTGTTTTGACACGCACTGTTAACCATGCTTTGACACGTGCTGTTTTCCGTGTTTTGACACGCACTGTTAACCATGCTTTGACACGTGCTGTTGTCCGTGCTTTGACACGTGCAGTTGTCCGTGTTTTGACACGCACTGTTGTCCGTGTGATGGCACGTGCTGTTGTCCGGGCATTGACACAGCCCTGAATATTAATTAGCAGACCAGGAATCTGTATCAAAAGTTAATGCTAGACTCTTATATTTCATCAACTACATCCTTTCCCTGCTAATTATTCAAACTCTCCCCTTGTTTTAGCAGGGGTAGATTTGTATTTGGGTTTCCAGTGGTGCACGCGACTTGAATACTTTTTACCGACCCGAAAATGTACAATTTTAATTAGGAAAATACATGATAAAATTAATCAATTAATTAGATTTTTTGATACCAATTATTATCAAAACGTCATAGCTAAGTTTGATTAGTGCGGCGCGATATGTTTGATCCTGTTGCCGCCTAGTTACTATCAGACTATCGTCAATATTAACGAATACATCAACTCCAACTACTTCTCTTCTAGTCAATTTAGGCAGTTGCAGTTGCGAGTTTTCTTTCGCCCTCCGCACACATTTAGTATGTTTCGAGGAAGAAATCTTCAACCTATTTTACCACACAGCACAGTGGAGTTTCGAAAAAATAGAATTGTTCGACTGCCTCCAATCTTACAGTTCAGGAGAGCGAGAGAAATTCCTACACAAGTTCATCCCCCGCGAAAAACAGACGGAATTCGTCAATATTTCAATCCACGACGAGAATGTCCAAATCTCAATCAAAAAGAAACGAGAGAAATTCCTTCGCGCACATATCAAAGTCGAGGAGAACAGAGTTCCAACTCAAATATGTCCACAGCGAGCAACGCATGAAAATCCCAAAGACCAAAATCAGCGGAGAGTTAGGGAATGTCCGCACCCGGCAAACCGAGAATTTGTAGATGATGTTAGATCGTCCGACAAAacaaaaggtatgttaaaacGTCTTTTTAACTCGATGCCATGACCTCTTTCTTTGAAACCGAggattttataaaaaataccatCATTAACTTCATAGGCTATTCCCCTTATAATTAAAGGAAATCTTGACCAAAAAAAACACGGtttagaaaatagaaaatacaGAAACTGTggtattagaaaaaaaaatgctcctTTTATatgtttgtttctttcttgACGCCGACTTTTCGACACTGATGTTCAAATTTTTTGTCCAGGTCGGTTAGTAAACGACGGCCGAACTGATAGACAATCTATCATGCGAGACAATTCTACCAACCAAGTTAGCAGAAAACTAGCAAATGGAATTCCTAGTGATATGCACAGTGATTGTCATTCTCGTGCCAGTGGCAACAAGATATTCAAAAGAGAAAGCCAAAGTGCAGAACGGACACAAACTGACATGTTATCAGGACCTCGGGGAACGGAAAAAATACGGAATGCACCGGGTAAGAGGAATATAAGCCAACACACAGGAACTACGTACAGAGAGAAAGGGAAACAACACGAGACAATTTTCAAACACCAAACAAATGATGACCAGTAACGCTAACATAGATGAAACACCAGGTGAAATAGAGAAGGTACCAGGTGAAATAGGGAAGGTACCAGATGAAATAGAGAAGGTAAATTCCTGACAACTTCAGGCCATCAGCCAAGTCGGGAGAAGGTTAAGGCTGTcaggacagtgctgaaaaacgcgactagttccagtaccgcgcggttaaaccagcctttttgttttgaaatggcggcgttttaccggcgaactgtcacattttggcgaatgctaagaaaactagatcaaacctaaggctaaaattttctttatgactccctcattatcaaacaaatctgttatcctttgtacagtatggttttaatgctgtacagtaagtcaaaacagcgaccgaagtcagcctttcgtacctttactcgaacgattcaacactgagattttgtttgttttcgccagaacacgcgcatgcgcatacgttattcagcactgtcggcTGTCAGTAAACCTAGCAAAAGGAGAGCGAGAGGAAAGCAAATGGAGGAAATGCTTTGATGGGTTTCCATCACTTAGCAGTGTTATTACCTCGTGGCCAGTTGTCAAGGATGGAAGCGTGTTCAGACTTGAAACGATAACGAATTTCCAAGAAAAAGAACAGGGCGATGCAGGGGGCAAAACGGTGTTTGCAGGGGAGCCGTCAAGAAACGAACGCAAACAAAGCCGTCATATAAGACGGAGTACCTATGACATTCCGAGCGGCAGGGGTCTTCCCTACGAGGAACAGAAGAAAATACACCAGCGAGCTAAGACGAATGAAAGAGTCAATCCTTCAAACAGAAACGTACTGGAGGGAATAAGTGAAACCAAGCAAACCTTTGATGTCTATGAGTTTCTAAAAGAGATGGAGCTTAATAGCGAAGTAGATGGCTTAGAAGACTCCCGTGATGCACGTAAATTGTCCGTCGAACAGTCCTCGAGTACAAGTGAACAAACGGCGGAGAAGAAACAAAGTGCATTTGATGTGTATGAGTTCCTGCGTGCTGAAGATGAGGCAGAAGTCGAAGAATTCAATGATATTTTAAACGAATATTTTGGAATGAATGCACGTGTGGAAAATATCACAAGTTCACGGCGTAGGAAAGGAAACAACGCAAAAAGTAGAAAGAATGCGGCAGATAAAATCCGGCGCTCGATCGGTTGGCCAAGTACCTGCGATATCTAGAAGTTCTTGAAGTCcgaaaataaaaaggaaaaaaggaaacagagaagtggAGTTCGAAAATGCATGAACGAGATTCAAGAATTCCTACGTCGACTTTAAGGCCACTTTCTTCCTA contains:
- the LOC125573150 gene encoding uncharacterized protein LOC125573150, translating into MLIDRVTIRLSSILTNTSTPTTSLLVNLGSCSCEFSFALRTHLVCFEEEIFNLFYHTAQWSFEKIELFDCLQSYSSGEREKFLHKFIPREKQTEFVNISIHDENVQISIKKKREKFLRAHIKVEENRVPTQICPQRATHENPKDQNQRRVRECPHPANREFVDDVRSSDKTKGRLVNDGRTDRQSIMRDNSTNQVSRKLANGIPSDMHSDCHSRASGNKIFKRESQSAERTQTDMLSGPRGTEKIRNAPGKRNISQHTGTTYREKGKQHETIFKHQTNDDQ